A genomic segment from Cygnus atratus isolate AKBS03 ecotype Queensland, Australia chromosome 9, CAtr_DNAZoo_HiC_assembly, whole genome shotgun sequence encodes:
- the LOC118247151 gene encoding LOW QUALITY PROTEIN: G-protein coupled receptor 55-like (The sequence of the model RefSeq protein was modified relative to this genomic sequence to represent the inferred CDS: deleted 1 base in 1 codon), with amino-acid sequence MVHCNVLRRHSKITLKMAWFGTMNTNHISTALGRVPSLWREGNLCTFAATSIQQTAVYQLCMPGDMNHNSTNNISPEVELFQLIMYTPTFTLGLLFNVMALSFLFFKAKKLSESTVYMIALIFLDTLLLFTLPFKIISYHHPNTWELGSVFCSILESLYFVNMYGSILISLCICIDRYIAIGHPFTAPTLRSTKKAAVVCAVICLGVSAGTVSTFQLHEEGHNISSCFHNFSKSTWENTALFSALETTFLGSMTAMAFCTIQIVRCLRKRRKPDNPQTYATRAEKIVVANFITFLVCFTPYHVTFFLYFLVKNGIMHMASQPKLRDILQITLCWANLNCCLDGVCYYFVLKESLESPLQKSERTARKKLDPHATFGDAFTKTTGS; translated from the exons ATGGTGCACTGCAATGTCCTGCGCAGACACTCTAAAATCACCCTAAAAATGGCCTGGTTCGGCACAATGAACACCAACCACATCAGCACAGCGCTTGGCAGAG TCCCCTCTTTGTGGAGGGAGGGAAATCTCTGTACTTTTGCTGCCACCTCTATT CAGCAGACAGCAGTTTATCAGCTGTG tATGCCTGGAGATATGAATCACAACAGTACCAACAACATCAGCCCCGAAGTAGAACTGTTCCAGCTGATCATGTACACTCCCACGTTTACCCTGGGATTGCTGTTCAATGTGATGGCATTGTCGTTCCTGTTTTTTAAGGCTAAAAAGCTGTCAGAATCTACAGTCTATATGATAGCCCTCATCTTCCTGGATACTTTGCTGCTGTTCACTCttccatttaaaatcatttcctaTCACCATCCAAACACGTGGGAATTGGGGTCTGTGTTTTGCTCCATCTTGGAGAGTCTTTACTTTGTAAACATGTATGGCAGCATCCTCATCTCCCTCTGCATCTGCATAGATCGCTACATTGCTATTGGGCACCCTTTCACGGCTCCCACCCTGCGATCCACCAAGAAAGCTGCTGTGGTCTGTGCTGTCATCTGCCTGGGGGTCTCAGCTGGAACTGTCTCTACTTTCCAATTGCATGAAGAGGGCCACAACATCTCATCCTGCTTCCATAACTTCTCCAAAAGCACATGGGAAAACACAGCCCTGTTCAGCGCCCTGGAGACCACCTTCCTTGGCAGCATGACAGCCATGGCCTTCTGCACCATTCAGATCGTCAGATGTCTGAGAAAGCGCAGGAAACCAGACAACCCCCAAACGTATGCCACCAGAGCAGAGAAGATAGTAGTGGCAAACTTCATCACGTTTTTGGTCTGTTTCACACCTTACCATGTGACATTCTTCCTGTACTTTTTGGTGAAGAATGGCATCATGCACATGGCTTCTCAGCCAAAGCTACGAGACATCCTTCAAATCACCCTTTGCTGGGCAAACCTGAACTGCTGTCTGGATGGGgtctgttattattttgttttaaaggagtCCTTGGAAAGCCCGTTACAAAAGAGTGAAAGAACAGCCAGAAAAAAGCTTGATCCACATGCTACATTTGGAGATGCTTTCACGAAAACAACAGGATCCTGA